The genomic interval taccgaagggcttggtaaaaattattaattgttgatttattaataaattaataaattgataaacctttacccttttaattgtatatttagagacagatagatgatagacagatagatagacatgcatgtttgtatgtgtgtgtgtgtgtgtgtgtgtatgtgtgaatgtatgtgtatctataagtatatataattttgtgtaagAGTTTGAGCATGAAGCCGCCTGGCCTAGTAGTTAGCGGTTGGTTAATTCGAAATCGCTtgattgtagtttcgatttctCGTCCAGATGGTGCGTTTCGTTGTGCTGGtgtgcaaaacactttatttcgccTTGCACCAGTCTATTCAGCTATTAATGTTTTCTGGCAATAGCTAGGAAGTTGGCCTTCCGACGGGAACTTTTTCGGTTGTTGTACTTTTTGTTTCAGATTTGGTATACCGATTTAGTGTTGTACGCTAATTacgaaaatgaaattcatttttgccataaattaataaataaaaaattaatagcttttaaagttgaAAATTTTGGGCAATTTTCGCAAATCGAAAGCCACCATGGTACACATAACCATATATCTCACAGTGGTATCTCATTCCATAGTAACAATCAACCCTGTTGTCTGCCGTTAGAAGGGTGCTGTACGTGTACGACTGTAACACCTTCACCACCGCAACCGCTGCCGTAAATTTTGACTAGTGGTATCATTTTGTGCCTGTGTATTTCTGGACTTTAAATTTTTGTAACTCATTTTGACATAGggcttttatatattattttcttcttctgggGCTAATATTTTTGTacctcattttcattattttgaccTGCATTTTCCTGGATCTTTTCGACTACATCTCATCTCTTAATCTACTTACAGTACGATTGCAATAAAATAATTTCGGCTTTTGTGTGTGATAGAGAAAGTGAAGATTGAGGAGGATGCAGCTTTTTTACTTTCAAAAGAAGGATGTCATACTAAGAACAAGTTGTGTAAAGAGAGACTCTTTATGAAGATGTTTTGGCGGTGCTCCCGAAAAGAACGCAACAAGTGTGTGTCTCTCCGAAAATGTATATGGCTGGAAGGTAGCACCCTTCCTCTTAGGAGTGTACTTCTTTCCTTATACTCTTGGGTCAAGGATCTAACTTTAGTCCGTTTTTTTGTTGAAGAACTGGGTACGAATCATTGCATAGCTGTTGATTATAACAGATTTGTTCGTGAGATATTTGCGGAGGGTCTGCTCTCCAGCCAGTTCACATAGGTGGTACTGGGGATATTGTTGAGATACACGAAATATTATTCATAAGGCGTAAAATACAAGCGAAAAAGGATACTGAGTTTTGGGTTCCCTTACGCTGTGCTATGCAGGAAACGTGACGTTCTAGAACAGGGATGTCCAACCCGCGGCCCGTGGACCACATTGTGGCCCACTTAATATTTTCATGAGGCCCAATGGCGATtcaaattctatttctatttgttattttctagttatattttcatttactttgataATGTATGATGAGAAAATTGTTCTCGGAGAGTGCTATTTTGAACGGACCTATAAAAACATTAATAGAGGGATGTAAAATGAGGGAGGCCATGGGATTCATGACTTCGAATAGCTGACTCTACGTCGTAGAGTCAGCCATTTTGTTGATGCATAATAACAGCCGttgtttcagtttcaaatctTTTGCGGTCGAATCAATATTGATTGTGTTATCTCCTAACCTTGTTTATAAAGTCAAGCGATAGTGACTTCAGTGTTACTTCAGTGTTTCTAGTCTAGGCTAAGCTTAATGTTAATGTTTTATGCGGAAGAGcctatttgtttctgatttttgGATTATTAATAGCAGCATGATTACGTAATAATTTCAACTGTTAATTTTGATAGCTCATTATTTGGCTATGGCATCTGATACCTAAGAAGAggaaaataacagaagaaaagagaaaattcagTATCATATGGACAGAAAAATATTTCGTAATTGAAACATGCAATAATATTATCTGCCTCGTATGTAATGATAAAATTGCTGTATGCAAGGAATATAATATTGTCACTATGCTGCCAAACATGAGTCACAATATAATGAATTATacggagaaagaaggaaaataaaaatagatgaattGAAGAAGAAGCTTAATTCAcaacaaaacaatttcaaaaacatGATGGGAAAACTGGTACATGTAcaaaagtttattattttatagctGGAAAATTGGCTCAGAAGAGTAAGCCACTGATGGTTGGCGAATTAATAGAAGAATGTGTTGTAATTGCTTTTAATGAATCTTGCCCCGAGAAGGTGAACTTATTCAACGAAATAAGTCTGTCGCATCAGACGATTGGTAGAATCGATGATTTAGCTGACAGCATTATGGGTATATTGCAGACTCAATTATCTAAATGTGTTCATTACAGTTTAGCATTAGACATATGTACTGATCAAAGTGACACTGCACAATTGGTTATTTTCATTAGAGGAATTGATGTCAATTTTAATATCATTGAAGGAATGTTGGGTGTATGTCATATGAAGGGTACAACAACTGGCAGGAACATGACTGAGCATGTTAATTTATCATTAGAAAAGTTCAATgttgatagaaataaaattaattcgaTTGCAACTCATGCTGCCACTGTATTAACTGGTAAAAATAATGGGTTTATTACTTTATTCAAAGAAATGGTTGATCATGATATACTTAGCTATCATTGCTTGATTCATCAACAGCAATTATGTgctcaaaaattaaatatgaaacagTTGATAACAGATATTGTGAACGTTGTTAATTTTATCAGATCTTGGTGTTTGGACCATCGTACATTCAGAGCATACTTGGTAGAAGTTGGCAGTGAGTATAAAGACGTTATTTATTTCTCAAAAATCAGATGACTCAGACAAACCGCaactttgaatatatttcaattattgttgcctgaaataaaattattgttgCATGCAAAACAAAATGCAGAATGTGGATATTTTAGCAAATGAAGAATGGTTGAATGATCTGTCCTTCTTAGTAGGtatcaaggttgaatatggtacttatgcgtaggcacccgaatatcgtatcccaaaaggataggtgatcaaaatcaaaaaataagcaacacggatttcaaaggtgattgcagtacgcacgtttcatgctactccatatatatatatatatatatatatatatataNNNNNNNNNNNNNNNNNNNNNNNNNNNNNNNNNNNNNNNNNNNNNNNNNNNNNNNNNNNNNNNNNNNNNNNNNNNNNNNNNNNNNNNNNNNNNNNNNNNNNNNNNNNNNNNNNNNNNNNNNNNNNNNNNNNNNNNNNNNNNNNNNNNNNNNNNNNNNNNNNNNNNNNNNNNNNNNNNNNNNNNNNNNNNNNNNNNNNNNNNNNNNNNNNNNNNNNNNNNNNNNNNNNNNNNNNNNNNNNNNNNNNNNNNNNNNNNNNNNNNNNNNNNNNNNNNNNNNNNNNNNNNNNNNNNNNNNNNNNNNNNNNNNNNNNNNNNNNNNNNNNNNNNNNNNNNNNNNNNNNNNNNNNNNNNNNNNNNNNNNNNNNNNNNNNNNNNNNNNNNNNNNNNNNNNNNNNNNNNNNNNNNNNNNNNNNNNNNNNNNNNNNNNNNNNNNNNNNNNNNNNNNNNNNNNNNNNNNNNNNNNNNNNNNNNNNNNNNNNNNNNNNNNNNNNNNNNNNNNNNNNNNNNNNNNNNNNNNNNNNNNNNNNNNNNNNNNNNNNNNNNNNNNNNNNNNNNNNNNNNNNNNNNNNNNNNNNNNNNNNNNNNNNNNNNNNNNNNNNNNNNNNNNNNNNNNNNNNNNNNNNNNNNNNNNNNNNNNNNNNNNNNNNNNNNNNNNNNNNNNNNNNNNNNNNNNNNNNNNNNNNNNNNNNNNNNNNNNNNNNNNNNNNNNNNNNNNNNNNNNNNNNNNNNNNNNNNNNNNNNNNNNNNNNNNNNNNNNNNNNNNNNNNNNNNNNNNNNNNNNNNNNNNNNNNNNNNNNNNNNNNNNNNNNNNNNNNNNNNNNNNNNNNNNNNNNNNNNNNNNNNNNNNNNNNNNNNNNNNNNNNNNNNNNNNNNNNNNNNNNNNNNNNNNNNNNNNNNNNNNNNNNNNNNNNNNNNNNNNNNNNNNNNNNNNNNNNNNNNNNNNNNNNNNNNNNNNNNNNNNNNNNNNNNNNNNNNNNNNNNNNNNNNNNNNNNNNNNNNNNNNNNNNNNNNNNNNNNNNNNNNNNNNNNNNNNNNNNNNNNNNNNNNNNNNNNNNNNNNNNNNNNNNNNNNNNNNNNNNNNNNNNNNNNNNNNNNNNNNNNNNatatatatatatatatatatatatgtgtgtgtgtgtgtgtgtgtgtgtgtgtgtgtgtgtttgtgtgtgtactcaccTGTTTTTCGATCGTTTCATACAGTAATTTTTTCGGTAGTTGTTCAATTGTGAATGTCCTACAATGCCATTGTTACCATAATATCAGATGTGCTCTTTGTAACAGAGCTGTTAACTTGTCAAATTATAAGATGTATTAATCACGTACTATGAAATCTTTAACGAAAACTGCTTATCATTTGAAATTCTGTGTATTCTTCTTCGAATACTGTTGTCATGGAATACTGTAAATCTTGTCTTACTGACATAATCTcacattcatttgaaaaaaaaaaaaaaaaaaatccgctAAATCAGTATCAATTCCACCCCAAAAGGGTTTCTTTTAACAAGTCCTTATCCTGGAATGCATTATTTGatttactgtcttttttttttttgacagaaaAAGGAGAAAGTTTGAAAGAATCAATAAGGGTTCTTGTAGATTTTACTAGGCTTCCAGTAAAAACAGACATTTGGCCAAATAGATT from Octopus bimaculoides isolate UCB-OBI-ISO-001 chromosome 5, ASM119413v2, whole genome shotgun sequence carries:
- the LOC106882827 gene encoding general transcription factor II-I repeat domain-containing protein 2, whose translation is MVGELIEECVVIAFNESCPEKVNLFNEISLSHQTIGRIDDLADSIMGILQTQLSKCVHYSLALDICTDQSDTAQLVIFIRGIDVNFNIIEGMLGVCHMKGTTTGRNMTEHVNLSLEKFNVDRNKINSIATHAATVLTGKNNGFITLFKEMVDHDILSYHCLIHQQQLCAQKLNMKQLITDIVNVVNFIRSWCLDHRTFRAYLVEVGSEYKDVIYFSKIR